A segment of the Streptomyces pactum genome:
AAGGGGTCGCCCATGACGATCCGTTCCGCGTGGCGCAGGGCGGTCGTCAGTCCGCCCACCGTGCGGAAGGGGGCCGTGGCGCCGCCGCGCGCCTCCTCCCAGCGGATCTCGTGGCCCTCCTTGCGGGCCAGTTCCGCCATGCGGCGCAGTTGGCCGCGGGTCATCGGGTCGACGGGCGAGAGGACCACGAGGGTGAGCTCCGCGCCGGGTGCGCACGTGTGCGCCCACTCCAGCACGTTCAGCAGTTGTACCGGGCTCTCCACGAAGGCGAGAGTGCGGGGGCCGGCGTTCCCGGCGCGGGGGCTCATCGGTGTGGGACCGTCCCGTGTGAGGGCGTGGTGGGGTTGTCTGGCCGGGTGTCAGACCGTGACCGGCTCGCCGGCGGCGGCCGCGATCTCCGCCTCGGCGACGACGCCGGTGACGCGGCGCAGCTTCTTCATCGGGCCGAGCTCGGAGTCGTAGACCTTCTTGACGCCGTCGCCGAGGGAGGCCTCGATGGTGCGGATGTCGCGGACGAGGCGGGTCAGGCCCTGCGGCTCCACGGAGGCGGCCTGGTCGGAGCCCCACATGGCGCGGTCGAGGGTGATGTGGCGCTCGACGAAGGCGGCGCCGAGGGCGACGGCGGCCAGGGTGGTCTGCAGGCCGGTCTCGTGGCCGGAGTAGCCGATCGGCACGTTCGGGAACTCCTGCTGGAGGGTGTTGATGACGCGGAGGTTCAGCTCCTCGGCCTGCGCCGGGTAGGTCGACGTGGCGTGGCACATGAGGATGTTGTCGCTGCCCAGGACCTCGACCGCGTGGCGGATCTGCTTCGGGGTGGACATGCCGGTGGAGAGGATGACCGTGCGGCCGGTCGCGCGCAGGGCGCGCAGCAGCTCGTCGTCGGTCAGGGAGGCGGAGGCGACCTTGTGGGCGGGGACGTCGAACTTCTCCAGGAAGGCGACGGCCTCGGTGTCCCACGGGGAGGCGAACCAGTCGATGTTCTTGGTCTTGCAGTAGTCGTCGATCTGGCGGTACTCGTCCTCGCCGAACTCCACGCGGTGGCGGTAGTCGATGTACGTCATCCGGCCCCAGGGGGTGTCGCGCTCGATGTCCCACTGGTCGCGCGGGGTGCAGATCTCGGGGGTGCGCTTCTGGAACTTGACCGCGTCGCAGCCGGCCTCGGCGGCGGCGTCGATCAGCTTGAAGGCGTTCTCGAGGTCGCCGTTGTGGTTGATGCCGATCTCGCCGGTGATGTAGACGGGGCGGCCGGGGCCGGCCTCGCGGGAACCGAAGGCGCGGATGCGGGAGTTGTTGCTCATGACAGCGGGTTCCTTACTTGTACTGGGTGACCGTGGGGGATTCGAGGGAGTCGGGAGTGTCGAGGGGTTCGGGGGTGTCGGGGGAGTCGAGTGAGGGGCCGAGGAGCCAGGTCGCGATCTCCCGGACGGCGCCGTCACCGCCGGGGACGGTGGTGACCGCGCGGGCCGCGTCGCGTACGGCGTCGTGGGCGCTGGCGACCGCCACGGGCCAGCCGACGAGGGCGAAGCACGGGAGGTCGTTGACGTCGTTGCCGACGTAGAGCACGCGCTCGGGCGCGATGCCCTGCTCCTCGCACCACTGCTTGAGTGCGAGGTCCTTGCGGTCGATGCCGTGCAGCACCGGGAGCTTGAGCTTCCGGGCGCGGGCGGCGACCACCGGGTTCACCTCCGTGGACAGGATCAGCATCGTCAGGCCGCTGCGGCGCAGGGCGGCGATGCCGAGTCCGTCGCCGCGGTGCACGGAGACGAACTCCCGTCCGTCGGAGTCGATCAGCACCCGGTCGTCGGTCTGGGTGCCGTCGAAGTCGAGGACGACCGCGTCGATGTCGCCGGCCGCGGGGAGGCGGGTGGCAGGTTCAGCGGCGAGGGCGCCGGGCCGGGCGGCGTCGAGGAGGGGTGCCAGGGCCCGGGCGCGGGCCAGGTCGTGCGGGTCGTCGACCTCCAGGACGCGGGCCGGGTCGGTGCGGACCAGTTCGGTGCGGCCGAAGAAGCGGTGCCGGTGCTTGCGGAAGCCGGGGGCGGCCATGGCGTAGGCGGCGCCGGTCTCCAGGAAGTCCTGGGGGCGGTCCTGGCGGCGGGGGCGGTGGGACTTGTCGTGGTTGACGCCGTGGCCGCCCTCCTCCCGGCCCGCCTCGTCCGCGCCGTCGCGCCACACGAACCCGTGGAACGGGGCCACGGTCACCGCCGTGTCCGCGCCGTCCTCGGCGACCGCGCCGGCCACCCCGTCGATGTCCTCGCGGGCGACGAAGGGGCTGGTGCACTGCACGAGCAGCACCACGTCGACGGCGGCGCCGTGCAGGGCCTCGTGGGCGTCCATCGCGTGCAGTACGGCGGCCTCGGAGGTGGCCGTGTCCCCGGCGATGGCGGCGGGCCGCAGCACGACCTCGGCGCCGGCCTCGCGGGCCGCGGTGGCGATGGCCTGGTCGTCGGTGGAGACCACCACGTCCGTCACCAGCCGGGCGGCCCGGCACTCGCGCACCGCGCGGGCCACCAGGGGGACGCCGCCGACGGGGGCGAGGTTCTTCGCGGGCACTCCCTTGGAGCCGCCGCGCGCGGGAATCACCGCGAGCACCCGGCGCACCGAAGCGCCCTGGCCCGCTTCCGGGTTGGACATGGGGTCTGCTCCTTGCGCAGGTGACGCGGGTGACGTGGACGACGCGGACGTCGTGGGTGCCGCAGGCGACGCGAGTGCCGCAGGCGACGCGGGTGACGTGGACGACACGGCTGCCACAGGTGACGCGGGTGACGTGGACGACACGGCTGCCACAGGCGACGCGGGTGACGTGGACGACACGGCTGCCACAGGCGACGCAAGTGCCGCAGACGACACGGCTGCCACAGGCGACGCAAGTGCCGCAGGCGACGCGAGTGCCGCAGGCGACGCGGCTGCCGCAGGCGACGCAAGTGCCGCAGGCGACGAGGGGGTCCGGGGTATCGGGCGGCCGGTCACAGCTCCCCCATCCGGCGGATCACCGGGGCGACCCGCTGGACGCCGTGCCGGTAGGCGCCGCGGGCCGCCCGGCGCACCACCTGCCGGACCGGACCGGGTGCCCTGTCGGCGGCCGGCGCGCCGGGCAGCGGTGTGCCGTCGGGACCGAGGTGGTGGCGGGCGAGGATGCCGGGCAGGTAGCCGGGGGCGGTGACCGGTGTGTAGTAGGGGGCGAGCGGGGGCAGGCCGCCCGGCCGGTCCAGCAGCCCCGCGATGCGCCCCCGGGCCGCGTCGAAGGCGGTCTCGTAGCCGCCGTCCGCCGCGACGCCCTGCCGGGCGACCCACTCGGGGTCGGGTGCCGGGCGGTGGCCCTCGTCGAGCTGGTCCCAGGAGGCGAGGCAGCCGGAACCGACGAAGTGGTGGTTGCCGAGCGCCTCGCGCACGCCCAGGTCGGTGAGTACCACCGTCGGGATGCGGCGGTGCAGGGATTCGAGGGCCGCCGTGGAACTGACGGTGACCAGCAGGTCGGTGCGGTCGAGGACCTCGCCCATGTGCCCGTAGACCAGGCGGAAGTTGGGCGGCGGGTCGGCCCGCTGCACCAGCTTCTGGTAGGGCAGTTCCTCGATGTGCGTGGTGTGTTCGCCGGGCTTGGAGCGCAGCTTGAGCAGCACCTCGCGCTCGGGGTGCCGGCGGGCGTGCCGGATCAGCCGGTCGAGGAGGTACGTACGGTCCTTGCGGCTGTCCGGTACGGAGGGCTGGGCGGCGAAGACGACCGTGTAGGGGCGGTCCCCGCCCTCGCCGTCCGGCTCACCGGTGTAGGCGGCTCCGCCCAGGAAGGGCAGCGCGACCTCGGTCACCGCCGAGGCGTCGGCGCCGACCCCCTCGTACACGTCCCGGAAACGGTCCGCGTCCTGGCGGGAGTTGGCGAGGACCAGGTCGGCGCCGTGGCGCAGCAGCAGGCCGTCGGCGAGCTTCTCGTAGACGACGCCGACGTAGCCGGTGACGACCACGGGCCGGTCGGCGCGGTCCTCCCAGACCCGCCCCAGGCCGTGCAGCATCGCCTGGACGCCGCCGCCGACCAGGGCGAGGACGAGGACGTCGTAGGACTCCTCGCCCGTCGCCCCGCCCATGGCGCGCAGGAACTCGACGGCGGTCACCTCGCGGAGCGAGTCCGCGGTGACGCCGACTTCCCGCAACTGGCGGGGGGTCGGGGTGGCTCGGCCGCGCAGGAGGTATCCGTCGAGGTGGATGTCCGCGTCCCCGGGGGCGATGCGGGTCGCGGTGAGCGCTCCCCATTTCCACCGGGTGTCGGAGTCCGCCAGGACGGCGATTCGCAGGGCCTTCGTTGCACTTGCTGGCACGCCGTAGACGCTAGGAAGCCATTTCTAG
Coding sequences within it:
- a CDS encoding DUF6716 putative glycosyltransferase → MPASATKALRIAVLADSDTRWKWGALTATRIAPGDADIHLDGYLLRGRATPTPRQLREVGVTADSLREVTAVEFLRAMGGATGEESYDVLVLALVGGGVQAMLHGLGRVWEDRADRPVVVTGYVGVVYEKLADGLLLRHGADLVLANSRQDADRFRDVYEGVGADASAVTEVALPFLGGAAYTGEPDGEGGDRPYTVVFAAQPSVPDSRKDRTYLLDRLIRHARRHPEREVLLKLRSKPGEHTTHIEELPYQKLVQRADPPPNFRLVYGHMGEVLDRTDLLVTVSSTAALESLHRRIPTVVLTDLGVREALGNHHFVGSGCLASWDQLDEGHRPAPDPEWVARQGVAADGGYETAFDAARGRIAGLLDRPGGLPPLAPYYTPVTAPGYLPGILARHHLGPDGTPLPGAPAADRAPGPVRQVVRRAARGAYRHGVQRVAPVIRRMGEL
- a CDS encoding N-acetylneuraminate synthase family protein, with the translated sequence MSNNSRIRAFGSREAGPGRPVYITGEIGINHNGDLENAFKLIDAAAEAGCDAVKFQKRTPEICTPRDQWDIERDTPWGRMTYIDYRHRVEFGEDEYRQIDDYCKTKNIDWFASPWDTEAVAFLEKFDVPAHKVASASLTDDELLRALRATGRTVILSTGMSTPKQIRHAVEVLGSDNILMCHATSTYPAQAEELNLRVINTLQQEFPNVPIGYSGHETGLQTTLAAVALGAAFVERHITLDRAMWGSDQAASVEPQGLTRLVRDIRTIEASLGDGVKKVYDSELGPMKKLRRVTGVVAEAEIAAAAGEPVTV
- a CDS encoding N-acylneuraminate cytidylyltransferase; this translates as MSNPEAGQGASVRRVLAVIPARGGSKGVPAKNLAPVGGVPLVARAVRECRAARLVTDVVVSTDDQAIATAAREAGAEVVLRPAAIAGDTATSEAAVLHAMDAHEALHGAAVDVVLLVQCTSPFVAREDIDGVAGAVAEDGADTAVTVAPFHGFVWRDGADEAGREEGGHGVNHDKSHRPRRQDRPQDFLETGAAYAMAAPGFRKHRHRFFGRTELVRTDPARVLEVDDPHDLARARALAPLLDAARPGALAAEPATRLPAAGDIDAVVLDFDGTQTDDRVLIDSDGREFVSVHRGDGLGIAALRRSGLTMLILSTEVNPVVAARARKLKLPVLHGIDRKDLALKQWCEEQGIAPERVLYVGNDVNDLPCFALVGWPVAVASAHDAVRDAARAVTTVPGGDGAVREIATWLLGPSLDSPDTPEPLDTPDSLESPTVTQYK